A genomic stretch from Festucalex cinctus isolate MCC-2025b chromosome 13, RoL_Fcin_1.0, whole genome shotgun sequence includes:
- the mrpl44 gene encoding large ribosomal subunit protein mL44 produces MASRVIFNRGALTFGKYCQHLSWNVTATQVRGMKRWMRAYVNIMARKLKLEGPPPPKPRSQKSNWDYHAEIQAFSTRLHENFSLEQLKTAFINPCYLQAELKRRQELGMDFEVAALALNDNIELSAQGDVFTKNFLTDWCSSRFPSLPTQGVESVVRHLTSVALVSDVARNLGIEDLTLSLEFPVPDNVLYSTFMAVIGALHDNSGTERAGYFLRDFLISQLIGKELFDMWTVVDPMGLLVEELNKRNVPLPEPRLIRSAGSSTVLPLYFVGLYSDKKLLAQGPGETLIAAEEEAARVALRKLYGYNENRRPFNFSPQPLHEHPLLQTASSS; encoded by the exons ATGGCGTCAAGGGTTATTTTTAATCGAGGCGCATTGACGTTTGGGAAATATTGCCAACATTTGAGTTGGAATGTCACAGCCACGCAGGTTCGAGGGATGAAGCGTTGGATGAGGGCCTACGTAAATATTATGGCAAGAAAGCTAAAGCTTGAAGGTCCTCCACCTCCGAAACCAAG ATCCCAGAAATCTAATTGGGATTATCATGCTGAGATTCAGGCTTTCAGCACCCGCCTCCATGAGAACTTTTCCCTCGAGCAACTGAAAACAGCTTTCATAAATCCCTGTTACCTGCAGGCAGAGCTGAAAAGGAGACAAGAGCTGGGCATGGACTTTGAAGTCGCAGCTCTTGCTCTGAATGATAATATTGAGTTGAGTGCACAGGGAGATGTCTTCACAAAAAACTTCCTCACTGATTGGTGCAGTTCTCGTTTTCCCAGCCTGCCAACACAAGGGGTGGAAAGTGTTGTGAGACACCTCACAAGTGTAGCCCTAGTGAGCGATGTAGCTCGCAATCTTGGCATTGAGGATCTAACCTTGAGTTTAGAATTCCCCGTGCCGGACAATGTGCTTTATTCTACGTTCATGGCAGTGATTGGAGCACTACATGACAATAGTGGAACAGAGCGCGCTGGATATTTCCTAAGG GATTTCCTAATTTCCCAGCTAATTGGAAAAGAACTGTTTGATATGTGGACAGTGGTAGATCCTATGGGACTTCTGGTGGAGGAACTAAATAAGAGGAATGTTCCCCTACCAGAGCCCCGCCTCATCCGGTCTGCTGGGTCCAGCACCGTTCTGCCGCTCTATTTTGTTGGTTTGTACAG TGACAAGAAGCTCCTGGCGCAGGGTCCAGGTGAGACGCTTATTGCAGCGGAGGAGGAAGCAGCTCGTGTGGCCCTGCGAAAACTCTATGGCTACAATGAGAACCGCAGACCCTTCAACTTTAGTCCACAGCCACTGCATGAGCATCCTTTACTTCAAACAGCCAGcagcagttaa
- the LOC144032992 gene encoding dynein axonemal assembly factor 1-like isoform X2 gives MLVAEVSETKPNCTSTAIQIELGDSETSAEVATIQDGREEKKEHGKKSGPRMTKSFLKDHSMPELRVLNLLGNEVVTKIPNYRKTLIVRLKHLTFLDDRPVFPKDKACAEAWALGGIEEERKERDQWNTRERRKIQEGLDALAMVRKKAQEKQQMKGDIDRGETKTLINPEEPLVVFVQDTFDAHEEFTQSKAKQLDHKKYDEELHKETQEEDYGEDPERVVLSNDAGQEVNTACQLLPLERVTSPESSHGPGPLVTELVDAEQLETIPLTSPLHIDDLPDLEDLEPDNVSEMSSNMMVRPKIEEITGDDSEDEPVGKVNPFSEDNPVCSSVCKSTKAPDSSSLIYPEDLDAPEPTATFKTSHLSFKPHCLIEELQN, from the exons ATGTTGGTTGCTGAGGTTAGTGAAACAAAACCTAATTGCACGTCAACAGCCATTCAAATTGAACTTGGAGACAGCGAAACATCTGCTGAAGTTGCCACAATACAGGATGGACgcgaagaaaagaaagaacatGGAAAGAAGTCAGGGCCGCGGATGACAAAGTCATTTTTGAAAGACCACT CCATGCCAGAACTACGAGTCCTTAACTTGTTGGGAAATGAAGTTGTGACAAAGATCCCCAACTACAGAAAGACACTGATTGTCCGCCTCAAGCATCTTACCTTCCTCGATGACAGGCCTGTTTTCCCCAAAGACAAGGCGTGTGCAGAGGCTTGGGCACTTGGTGGAATAGAGGAGGAACGCAAGGAGAGAGATCAATGGAACACACGAGAAAGGAGAAAAATTCAGGAAGGCTTGGATGCTTTGGCAATGGTTCGAAAGAAAGCCCAGGAGAAACaacaaatgaaaggggacattGACAGAG GTGAAACCAAGACTTTAATCAATCCAGAGGAACCACTTGTAGTATTTGTTCAGGACACCTTCGATGCCCATGAGGAGTTTacacaaagcaaagcaaaacagTTGGACCACAAGAAATATGATGAGGAATTACACAAAGAAACACAAGAGGAAGATTATGGGGAAGACCCAGAGAGGGTGGTTCTAAGCAATGATGCAGGTCAAGAAGTGAACACTGCATGTCAATTACTTCCTTTGGAAAGAGTGACTTCTCCTGAATCATCACACGGTCCTGGCCCACTTGTGACCGAACTGGTGGATGCAGAGCAGTTGGAAACTATTCCACTAACAAGTCCACTACACATTGATGATCTGCCTGACCTGGAGGATCTGGAGCCAGATAATGTCTCAGAAATGTCTTCCAATATGATGGTGAGACCAAAAATAGAAGAAATCACAGGGGATGACAGTGAGGATGAACCAGTTGGGAAAGTTAACCCTTTTAGTGAAGATAATCCAGTGTGTTCAAGTGTTTGCAAGTCAACCAAAGCCCCTGATTCATCATCATTAATATATCCAGAAGATCTGGATGCTCCTGAACCAACTGCAACATTCAAAACAAGTCATTTATCCTTTAAACCACATTGCCTGATTGAGGAGCTTCAAAATTGA
- the LOC144032992 gene encoding dynein axonemal assembly factor 1-like isoform X1, giving the protein MLVAEVSETKPNCTSTAIQIELGDSETSAEVATIQDGREEKKEHGKKSGPRMTKSFLKDHCKQYKLYSTPSLNDTLYLHFKGFASIENLEEYTGLKCLWLESNGLQQIDNLNAQVNLCCLFLQQNLIRKLENLEHLKSLSTLNVSNNYIQAIENISCLPNLTTLQIAHNKLEGIGDIEHLSQCLSISVLDLSHNLLNDPDILSVLEAMPELRVLNLLGNEVVTKIPNYRKTLIVRLKHLTFLDDRPVFPKDKACAEAWALGGIEEERKERDQWNTRERRKIQEGLDALAMVRKKAQEKQQMKGDIDRGETKTLINPEEPLVVFVQDTFDAHEEFTQSKAKQLDHKKYDEELHKETQEEDYGEDPERVVLSNDAGQEVNTACQLLPLERVTSPESSHGPGPLVTELVDAEQLETIPLTSPLHIDDLPDLEDLEPDNVSEMSSNMMVRPKIEEITGDDSEDEPVGKVNPFSEDNPVCSSVCKSTKAPDSSSLIYPEDLDAPEPTATFKTSHLSFKPHCLIEELQN; this is encoded by the exons ATGTTGGTTGCTGAGGTTAGTGAAACAAAACCTAATTGCACGTCAACAGCCATTCAAATTGAACTTGGAGACAGCGAAACATCTGCTGAAGTTGCCACAATACAGGATGGACgcgaagaaaagaaagaacatGGAAAGAAGTCAGGGCCGCGGATGACAAAGTCATTTTTGAAAGACCACTGTAAGCAGTACAAACTCTACTCAACACCAAGCCTGAATGATACCTTATATTTGCATTTTAAAGGTTTTGCCAGCATTGAAAATTTGGAGGAGTACACTGGACTGAAGTGTCTTTGGCTAGAAAGCAATGGACTGCAACAGATTGATAATTTGAATGCACAGGTTAACCTTTGCTGTCTGTTTCTTCAGCAGAACCTCATCCGCAAATTGGAAAATCTTGAGCATCTGAAAAGCCTGAGCACCCTAAATGTTTCCAATAACTACATACAGGCCATTGAGAATATTTCCTGCCTTCCTAATCTTACTACTCTGCAGATTGCCCATAACAAACTGGAGGGAATTGGGGACATAGAGCACCTGAGTCAATGTCTATCCATCAGTGTGCTTGATCTGTCTCATAACCTATTAAATGATCCTGATATTCTTTCTGTGCTTGAAGCCATGCCAGAACTACGAGTCCTTAACTTGTTGGGAAATGAAGTTGTGACAAAGATCCCCAACTACAGAAAGACACTGATTGTCCGCCTCAAGCATCTTACCTTCCTCGATGACAGGCCTGTTTTCCCCAAAGACAAGGCGTGTGCAGAGGCTTGGGCACTTGGTGGAATAGAGGAGGAACGCAAGGAGAGAGATCAATGGAACACACGAGAAAGGAGAAAAATTCAGGAAGGCTTGGATGCTTTGGCAATGGTTCGAAAGAAAGCCCAGGAGAAACaacaaatgaaaggggacattGACAGAG GTGAAACCAAGACTTTAATCAATCCAGAGGAACCACTTGTAGTATTTGTTCAGGACACCTTCGATGCCCATGAGGAGTTTacacaaagcaaagcaaaacagTTGGACCACAAGAAATATGATGAGGAATTACACAAAGAAACACAAGAGGAAGATTATGGGGAAGACCCAGAGAGGGTGGTTCTAAGCAATGATGCAGGTCAAGAAGTGAACACTGCATGTCAATTACTTCCTTTGGAAAGAGTGACTTCTCCTGAATCATCACACGGTCCTGGCCCACTTGTGACCGAACTGGTGGATGCAGAGCAGTTGGAAACTATTCCACTAACAAGTCCACTACACATTGATGATCTGCCTGACCTGGAGGATCTGGAGCCAGATAATGTCTCAGAAATGTCTTCCAATATGATGGTGAGACCAAAAATAGAAGAAATCACAGGGGATGACAGTGAGGATGAACCAGTTGGGAAAGTTAACCCTTTTAGTGAAGATAATCCAGTGTGTTCAAGTGTTTGCAAGTCAACCAAAGCCCCTGATTCATCATCATTAATATATCCAGAAGATCTGGATGCTCCTGAACCAACTGCAACATTCAAAACAAGTCATTTATCCTTTAAACCACATTGCCTGATTGAGGAGCTTCAAAATTGA
- the LOC144032992 gene encoding dynein axonemal assembly factor 1-like isoform X3, translating to MPELRVLNLLGNEVVTKIPNYRKTLIVRLKHLTFLDDRPVFPKDKACAEAWALGGIEEERKERDQWNTRERRKIQEGLDALAMVRKKAQEKQQMKGDIDRGETKTLINPEEPLVVFVQDTFDAHEEFTQSKAKQLDHKKYDEELHKETQEEDYGEDPERVVLSNDAGQEVNTACQLLPLERVTSPESSHGPGPLVTELVDAEQLETIPLTSPLHIDDLPDLEDLEPDNVSEMSSNMMVRPKIEEITGDDSEDEPVGKVNPFSEDNPVCSSVCKSTKAPDSSSLIYPEDLDAPEPTATFKTSHLSFKPHCLIEELQN from the exons ATGCCAGAACTACGAGTCCTTAACTTGTTGGGAAATGAAGTTGTGACAAAGATCCCCAACTACAGAAAGACACTGATTGTCCGCCTCAAGCATCTTACCTTCCTCGATGACAGGCCTGTTTTCCCCAAAGACAAGGCGTGTGCAGAGGCTTGGGCACTTGGTGGAATAGAGGAGGAACGCAAGGAGAGAGATCAATGGAACACACGAGAAAGGAGAAAAATTCAGGAAGGCTTGGATGCTTTGGCAATGGTTCGAAAGAAAGCCCAGGAGAAACaacaaatgaaaggggacattGACAGAG GTGAAACCAAGACTTTAATCAATCCAGAGGAACCACTTGTAGTATTTGTTCAGGACACCTTCGATGCCCATGAGGAGTTTacacaaagcaaagcaaaacagTTGGACCACAAGAAATATGATGAGGAATTACACAAAGAAACACAAGAGGAAGATTATGGGGAAGACCCAGAGAGGGTGGTTCTAAGCAATGATGCAGGTCAAGAAGTGAACACTGCATGTCAATTACTTCCTTTGGAAAGAGTGACTTCTCCTGAATCATCACACGGTCCTGGCCCACTTGTGACCGAACTGGTGGATGCAGAGCAGTTGGAAACTATTCCACTAACAAGTCCACTACACATTGATGATCTGCCTGACCTGGAGGATCTGGAGCCAGATAATGTCTCAGAAATGTCTTCCAATATGATGGTGAGACCAAAAATAGAAGAAATCACAGGGGATGACAGTGAGGATGAACCAGTTGGGAAAGTTAACCCTTTTAGTGAAGATAATCCAGTGTGTTCAAGTGTTTGCAAGTCAACCAAAGCCCCTGATTCATCATCATTAATATATCCAGAAGATCTGGATGCTCCTGAACCAACTGCAACATTCAAAACAAGTCATTTATCCTTTAAACCACATTGCCTGATTGAGGAGCTTCAAAATTGA
- the mffa gene encoding mitochondrial fission factor homolog B isoform X3 yields MSGATFPSPIAEMAEINRIHYDLEYTEGISQRMRIPEMLKVAPQAQQDSSVGSQQLPRSVIMQVPERIVVSGDDDNQFSRPRDLDLIQSTPIEALSLKTPPRVLTLSERPLDFLEEHRATPESEAVLRPQGRSRRERSASENAAVRHSSQLMHNDSALALSTYEASLDGASDDMTIVDAATLRRQLIKLNRRLQLLEEENKERAKREMILYSVTVAFWLVNTWVWLRH; encoded by the exons ATGAGTGGCGCAACATTTCCCTCTCCCATTGCCGAGATGGCAGAAATAAACCGCATCCACTATGACCTCGAGTACACAGAGGGGATCAGCCAAAGGATGCGCATACCTGAGATGCTTAAAGTGGCACCACAAGCCCAGCAGGACTCCAGCGTTGGTTCACAGCAGCTTCCTCGCAGTGTCATAATGCAGGTCCCGGAAAGaattgttgtctcag GTGATGATGACAACCAATTTTCAAGGCCGAGAGACCTTGATTTAATCCAGTCAACACCGATAGAAGCCTTGTCCCTGAAGACCCCACCGAGAGTACTTACACTCAGTGAGCGACCTCTTGACTTCCTGGAGGAGCATCGAGCAACTCCTGAAAGTGAGGCCGTG CTGCGGCCCCAAGGGCGATCGAGACGAGAACGCTCAGCTAGTGAGAATGCAGCCGTCCGTCATAGCAGTCAACTGATGCATAACGATTCAGC GTTGGCATTATCAACATATGAAGCCTCTCTGGATGGGGCATCTGACGACATGACTATTGTAGATGCAGCAACACTTCGACGACAG CTTATCAAGTTAAATCGACGACTTCAGCTTCTGGAAGAGGAGAATAAGGAGCGAGCAAAACGGGAGATGATCCTGTACTCTGTGACTGTAGCTTTCTGGCTCGTCAACACGTGGGTGTGGTTAAGACATTAA
- the mffa gene encoding mitochondrial fission factor homolog B isoform X2: MSGATFPSPIAEMAEINRIHYDLEYTEGISQRMRIPEMLKVAPQAQQDSSVGSQQLPRSVIMQVPERIVVSGDDDNQFSRPRDLDLIQSTPIEALSLKTPPRVLTLSERPLDFLEEHRATPESEAVLRPQGRSRRERSASENAAVRHSSQLMHNDSAKPSLRGGSASSSNPLHESRLALSTYEASLDGASDDMTIVDAATLRRQLIKLNRRLQLLEEENKERAKREMILYSVTVAFWLVNTWVWLRH, from the exons ATGAGTGGCGCAACATTTCCCTCTCCCATTGCCGAGATGGCAGAAATAAACCGCATCCACTATGACCTCGAGTACACAGAGGGGATCAGCCAAAGGATGCGCATACCTGAGATGCTTAAAGTGGCACCACAAGCCCAGCAGGACTCCAGCGTTGGTTCACAGCAGCTTCCTCGCAGTGTCATAATGCAGGTCCCGGAAAGaattgttgtctcag GTGATGATGACAACCAATTTTCAAGGCCGAGAGACCTTGATTTAATCCAGTCAACACCGATAGAAGCCTTGTCCCTGAAGACCCCACCGAGAGTACTTACACTCAGTGAGCGACCTCTTGACTTCCTGGAGGAGCATCGAGCAACTCCTGAAAGTGAGGCCGTG CTGCGGCCCCAAGGGCGATCGAGACGAGAACGCTCAGCTAGTGAGAATGCAGCCGTCCGTCATAGCAGTCAACTGATGCATAACGATTCAGC AAAACCATCACTGCGAGGGGGGTCAGCTTCAAGCTCCAACCCCCTGCATGAATCGAG GTTGGCATTATCAACATATGAAGCCTCTCTGGATGGGGCATCTGACGACATGACTATTGTAGATGCAGCAACACTTCGACGACAG CTTATCAAGTTAAATCGACGACTTCAGCTTCTGGAAGAGGAGAATAAGGAGCGAGCAAAACGGGAGATGATCCTGTACTCTGTGACTGTAGCTTTCTGGCTCGTCAACACGTGGGTGTGGTTAAGACATTAA
- the mffa gene encoding mitochondrial fission factor homolog B isoform X1: protein MSGATFPSPIAEMAEINRIHYDLEYTEGISQRMRIPEMLKVAPQAQQDSSVGSQQLPRSVIMQVPERIVVSGDDDNQFSRPRDLDLIQSTPIEALSLKTPPRVLTLSERPLDFLEEHRATPESEAVLRPQGRSRRERSASENAAVRHSSQLMHNDSAATASPPATHHPPSPPTVAEEEHNLYSTSGVLSFLQCTTRRAYQKVLEVLDETPGRKPSLRGGSASSSNPLHESRLALSTYEASLDGASDDMTIVDAATLRRQLIKLNRRLQLLEEENKERAKREMILYSVTVAFWLVNTWVWLRH, encoded by the exons ATGAGTGGCGCAACATTTCCCTCTCCCATTGCCGAGATGGCAGAAATAAACCGCATCCACTATGACCTCGAGTACACAGAGGGGATCAGCCAAAGGATGCGCATACCTGAGATGCTTAAAGTGGCACCACAAGCCCAGCAGGACTCCAGCGTTGGTTCACAGCAGCTTCCTCGCAGTGTCATAATGCAGGTCCCGGAAAGaattgttgtctcag GTGATGATGACAACCAATTTTCAAGGCCGAGAGACCTTGATTTAATCCAGTCAACACCGATAGAAGCCTTGTCCCTGAAGACCCCACCGAGAGTACTTACACTCAGTGAGCGACCTCTTGACTTCCTGGAGGAGCATCGAGCAACTCCTGAAAGTGAGGCCGTG CTGCGGCCCCAAGGGCGATCGAGACGAGAACGCTCAGCTAGTGAGAATGCAGCCGTCCGTCATAGCAGTCAACTGATGCATAACGATTCAGC TGCAACAGCATCCCCCCCAGCCACTCATCACCCCCCTTCCCCTCCCACTGTGGCTGAAGAAGAACACAACCTGTACAGCACTAGTGGCGTTTTATCTTTCCTCCAGTGCACTACACGTCGGGCCTACCAGAAGGTCCTTGAGGTCTTGGATGAAACCCCTGGCAG AAAACCATCACTGCGAGGGGGGTCAGCTTCAAGCTCCAACCCCCTGCATGAATCGAG GTTGGCATTATCAACATATGAAGCCTCTCTGGATGGGGCATCTGACGACATGACTATTGTAGATGCAGCAACACTTCGACGACAG CTTATCAAGTTAAATCGACGACTTCAGCTTCTGGAAGAGGAGAATAAGGAGCGAGCAAAACGGGAGATGATCCTGTACTCTGTGACTGTAGCTTTCTGGCTCGTCAACACGTGGGTGTGGTTAAGACATTAA